In Candidatus Devosia phytovorans, the DNA window GTTGTTCATGCTGATCAGCGCAGCGGAAACTGCCCGGAAGAACAATTTCGATTTTGCCATTGAGCAGCCGAGCGCGGCCCTGACGTCCGCGATCGCCAGGCTGGGTCTGGACGCCCAGTTTGCGGGAATGATGAGAGGATGACGAGCTTGCGGGTACTGACGGTGGACGATTCGAGGACGATCCTCGCGATGCTGCACCATACGCTGAGCAATGCGGGTTTCGAGGTGCTGCAGGCCGAGGACGGCAAGCAGGGCCTTGATGTGCTCAAGAGCCAGCAGGTCGATGTGGTGATCACCGACATCAATATGCCGGTGATGGATGGCATCGAATTCATCAAGCATGTGCGAGCCACGGGCCAGCACCAGAGCCTGCCGATTCTGATCTTGACCACGGAAACCAGCCAGGACAAGCGCGACCAGGGCAAGGCCGCTGGCGGTACGGGCTGGATCGTCAAGCCGTTCGATCCGGAAAAGCTGATCTCGGTCATCCACCGCGTCGTGCATTGAGTTCTATTGTTGGTAGTGACCCAGAAGGGTTTTGCGTGTTTGCATGAGCGATCTCGACGACTTCAAAGCCACCTATTTTGACGAATGTTCCGAACTGCTGACCGAAATGGAAGAGCAGTTCGCGGCCATCGAGGCTGGTGAGCGCGACGCAGACCGCCTCAATGCCGTGTTCCGCGCCATCCATTCGGTCAAGGGCGGTGCCGGTGCCTTCGGCTTTTCGGCACTGGTAGGCTTTGCCCATGCCTATGAGACGCTGCTCGACTATGTGCGCGACGGCCGGGTCGAGATGACCGATGACGTCGTGACGCTGTGTATCCGCGCCAATGACATTGTCGCTGACTACGTCAAGGCCGCCCAGACCGGCGAGGCCCTGCCGGCCGACTACGGCCAGGAAGAAAAAGAACGCTTCGACGCCCTGGCGCGCGGTGAACGCGCCGATGACGACGAAGGCGGCGAGCCGATGGAAGAATTCGATCTCGAATTCGTCCCCGTCATGGTCAATATCGGCGGTGGCGAGGATGCGCCGGATGATGCCGGTTTCGATCTTGGCGACTTTGGCGGCGTTGCAGACGAGCTTGCTAACAGCAATGACGATCTGGCAGAAGACGCGTTCGATGCGCCGCCGCTCGAAGCCGTGCCGGGCCAGTGGGAAATCCATTTCACTCCACATACGGCGCTCTATGCGCGGGCCAATGATCCGCTGCTGTTGTTCCGCGAGCTGGCGGTTCTGGGCGAAATGCAGGTTCGTCCGGTCCTGACCGCCATGCCTTCACTGGCAGAGTTTGAACCCTTCGCAGTCTATTGCTCTTGGGAGATCACGCTCATTTCGGAATCGCTGACCGAAGCGATGATCCGGGAAGTGTTCGAATTCGTCGAAGGCGACTGCGACATTGCGGTGGCCCAGGTTGGTGCCGCAGGCGCCCCTGAAGCAAGCGCTGGCGTTGCGTCGGCCACGGCCAAGCCGGCCATCGAAGCCGAGCCCGATACATCCGACCTCCTGGCTCTGGCCGATGACGAGGTCTCCGACCTGCTCGATTTCAATCTCGATACAGACGTGGTCGCGCCGCCGGTGGCGGCGGCCAAGGCCGAGGTGGCCGTTGCAACACCGCACGCGGACGCGATTATCAAACCGGCCGAAGACGATACATTCGAAGAGGCCCCGGGCCTCAGCTTTGCCGAGCTGGCCGCAAGCATCGTGCCGAGCCCGGTTGCCAAGCCAAAACCTGTCGTTGCCGCTGCGCCGCCGAAGCCGGCAGCACCTGCAGCCAGCAGCGATGGCGAGGATCACGGCAGCAAGGCCAGCGTCGGCGTTCAGTCGATCCGTGTCGATCTCGACAAGGTCGATCGCGTGGTCAATATGGTGGGCGAGCTGGTCATTACTCAGTCCATGCTGACCCAACAGATGGATGAGACGCTGCGCGCGCGCTATACCGAGCTGGTACGCGGCCTTGAGGTCCTGGCGCAGACGACGCGCGGCCTGCAGGATTCGGTGATGGCGATCCGCGCCCAGCCGGTCAAATCGGTGTTCTCCCGCATGCCGCGCCTGGTGCGCGAACTGGCAACCAAGACCGGCAAGAAGATCAAGCTCGAGACGATCGGCGAAAATACCGAAATCGACAAGACGATCATCGAGCAGCTTTCCGATCCACTGACCCACATGATCCGCAATTCGGCAGATCACGGTCTTGAAAGTGTCGAAAAGCGCCTGGCGATCGGCAAATCTGACACGGGCACGATCCGGCTTTCGGCGGAGCAGGCTGGTGGCAATATCCTGATCATCGTCGAGGACGATGGTGCGGGCATCAATCGCGAACGTGTGCTGCAGGTCGCGCGCGACAAGGGCATTGTGGCGCCGGACGTCAATCCGACGGACGAACAGATCGACCAGCTGATCTTTGCGCCAGGCTTTTCGACGGCCTCGGAGGTCAGTGACCTGTCGGGCCGTGGTGTGGGTATGGATGTGGTCCTGTCCAATATCAAGAAGATCGGCGGCTCGGTGCATGTCCGCTCGTCGACCGGCAAGGGTACGCGCATGACCCTGCGCCTGCCGCTGACGCTGGCGGTGCTCGATGTCATGCTGGTCAAGGTTGGGGTGTCGCCCTATGTGGTGCCGCTGAGCTCGATCGTTGAAACCATCCAGTGTTCGCGCGCCAGCTTCGAGCGGGTGCCGAGCGGCGGGCAGGTGCTGCAGGTGCGCGGCGAATATGTTCAGGTCATTGACCTCGCCAAGCGCTTTGACCTGCAGAATGAGACAGAGTCGGACAACCGCTTCGTCGTGCTGTGCGAGGCCGAGGGTTCGGCCAAGGTTGCGCTGATCGTCGATGACATCATTGGCCAGCAACAGGTGGTGATCAAATCGCTCGAAGAAAATTTCGAGCGCGTCGATGGTATTGCCGGCGGTACGATCCTGGGCGACGGCAATGTTGCGCTGATCGTTGACGTGCAGGGCCTCAAGACCACTATTGTCCACAAGAATGCGGCCTAGGCCGTGCGTAAGTTGGCTGCGAAAGCGGCGTAGTAAAAGCGTAGCCGGCCAGAAGGACGGCAGAAAGGCATAGAATGGAAGCGCTCGGTTTGCGAGACGACATGGCCGACAAGTCCGCCGTCGCAGCCCAGAATTCACTGCAGTTGATCGCCTTCTCTATCGGCGAGCAGACATATGGTGTCGAGATCACCACCGTGCGCGAAATCCGCGCCTGGAATGGTGCGACCCCGCTGCCCAATACCCGAGAATTCGTGCGCGGTGTGATCAACCTGCGTGGTACGATCGTGCCGATCTTTGACCTGCGCGCCCGCTTTGGCGATGGCCAGACTTCGCCCACCAAAAACCACGTCGTGGTGGTGATGAGCGTGGGCGACAAGTGGGTCGGGATCCTGGTCGATGCCGTCAGCGACATCCTGACCGTGTCCAAGGACGACATCCACAATGTGCCCGAAGGCAATTCGATCGATACCGAATTGCTCAATGGCATCGTGACCCACGAGAGCCGGATGGTCGGTCTTATCGATCTGCATGCAGTTGTGAGCGGTGCCAAGCTCGACGGCTAGGCGTTCCACGGGCAGTGTTTTTACGAGGGCGCCGTGAGGCGCCCTTATTGTTTGATGGGAACTGTTTGCCGTGTCTCGGCTTGAATCCTGAGCAATCCAGGAGGGAGCCGGTAAATGCTCGACCATAGCGGAATTGTCGTCACTGATCTCAAAAGTGCCCGTCGCTTCTATGATGCCATCGCCCAGGCGCTTGGCCTGGCGACAACGGACAATGGTCCGGACTCCTTCCTCTTCGGCAAGAGCAAGGAAGAACCCATTCCTTATCTGTGGATCGGGACGCTGCGGCCCAGTTACTGGGTGGAAGGATCAAAGGCCGGCATCAATCAGATGCATGTCGCATTCATTGCCGAGAGCAAGGCTATGGTCGATGAGTTCTTCAGAGCGGCCGTTGCTGCCGGTGGCAAGGATCACGGAAAGCCCGGTCCGCGTGAAGGCGCCGGCGACTATTATGGTGCCTTTGTACTGGATCCGGACGGCAACAACATCGAGGCCTGCGTACGCGGAGCCGCAGCGCGTTAGAATTCGAATAGTATTAGATTCGAATCCCGCAAATAAAAATGACGCCAAATGGCGCCAGCGAACAAACAGACCTTGGGTTGGCCTGGATCAAAACAGGTCGACGTCGCCGTGGCTTGGATGAGCCGCTACGCCCGAAAGCGAAGGCACCCGCAGTTCGTCGAGCGTCAGACTGGACCAGATTTCGTCATAGACGCTATCGGGCGCCGTGGGCGGCAACAGGGCGAACTGGCGGACAGCGAGAGCCATGTTGTGGCAGCGCTGTTCGATCCGGTCCTGGCCTTGCAGCGAGGTGATGATCATCTGTACGGCTTCGCGGACAGTGGGATCCTTGCTCAGGTTATTTTCAGCGAGCAACTGAAGCGCCTCAGTGATGCCTTCCAGCATTGCTGCGGTCTGGCGCGCGGTCTCATCGAGTTCTCTCGCGAGTTTCTGCAGTGACATACGTATTCGATCCTAGCTTAGTCGGGGCACTCTATATGACTAATTCTAAAGGTGTTCTTGCTGTTTATTTTGGCGGCAAAGAGGTCTGGCCGCGTGGTTAGCAATTGGTAACGAGTGTGCGGCTATGATGAGATAGCCGGCGTATCAGGGTTGCACAGGTTAAATGGGACTGCCGAATTCTCTACCACCCGAGTTTGATCGCGGGGTGGTCACCACCGTCCATCAGGGCGACTGCCACGTATCTGCCGATGCCGACCTCACCTATTCGACGGTCCTGGGCTCCTGCATCTCTGCCTGCGTACGCGACCGTGTCGCCAATCTTGGCGGCATGAATCATTTCCTGCTCGCCGAACAGTCCGGCTCCGCCAAGGATCGTTACGGCGCATCGGCCCGCTATGGCGCCTTTGCCATGGAACAGCTGATCAACAAGGTTCTCAGCCAGGGTACCGGCAAGAAATCCAACCTTGAGATCAAGGTGTTCGGCGGCGGCAAGATTAATTCCGCACTGGATGACGTGGGTCGCAAGAATATCGACTTCCTGCGCCAGTTTCTGGCCGACGAAGGTTATGTAGCGATGAGCGAAGACCTTGGTGGGACCTTTGCGCGCCGCGTGCTGTTCAAGCCGCATTCGGGCCGCGCCTTCGTCAAGCGACTGGATAGCGACGTGGGTGCCAATGTGGCGCGCGAGGAAGTCGCCTTTGCTTCGCGCCGCGTCGTGGTGCCAGCGCCGGTGGACGATATCGAACTGTTCTAGAGCCAACCAGACCGCTCCAATTTGATCAGCACCCCGACGCCCAGCGGCCTGGGGTGCTGTTGTTTTGGTCGACGTCTCGGCAATGCTTCGCCTTTTGTGCCAGAACAGGACGAAATTTCACTGCATGACAATCTGATTTAGCGAAGTCTTCCGCGATAACAGTAGTTTATAGGTTTGGTTAACCATGTTCGTTTAGGTTTTCAGCATGTTGGATTCCCGTTGCTGAACTGCGAACAAGGCGCTTCATGCCCATTACGCGTCTCGCGATCATCTCAGCCCTACCCTGGCTTGGCGCCCTGGCGCTGGCTGCAGGACTGTTGCCGATTCTGGGGGGCGGTGCAGCCTGGCTGGTGTGTCTGTCGCTATTGATGATTGTCGCGCTCGGCGTCGCCCTGCTGCTGGCGGCTCGTAGGGCCAGGATGGAGGCCCGAGTCCTCGCCCGGCTGGCTCTGACCGTCGGTCTCACCGAACGGGCCGATGAGGCTGTCACCATCGATGGAATCATCGCGCGGATGAGCCGGCGGCTGGAAAAGACCCATCAGCTCAAGAGTGCTATCGGGGCCCTGCACCTGCCGGCGCTTGTGGTGGATGGTGAAGGTCATATCATCACGGCCAGTATCGGCGTGACCCGCCTCGCCATCGGCGCGGTTGAAGGAGCGACGCTCGACGCGCTGTTTGGCGCCGGCTATCTGCGGGCAGGCGGCGGTGCACCCGATGAGGCGCTGGTCGTACTTGGAGGCGCGCGGTTCACCATGGTCAAGCGCAGCCTCGGCGGGGGCTGGAGCCTGCTCGAACTCAAGCCGACCGGAATGTATATCGAGGAAGACGATCTCGATGCCTTCTCGGCAGCATTGTCGGGCGGGCAGACCGGTTTCCGCTTCGAAGCCAAGGCTGTTGCGGCGCAGCCGGTGCTGGCCGCGCTCAACAAGGGACTCGCTGCGCTGGACGACGGCCTGCGGCAACTCGAAGCGGTGGCGGCGGGCAGCGGCGAACTGCCCGATGCGTTGACCGGTCCGCTTGGCGACCTTGCCGTGCGGCTGAACGATTATACGCGGGCGCTGGCGGAACGAGCCGATGACGAACGAGGCTTGCGCGAAAGTCTTGAGAAGAAGCTCGCAACGGTGGGTGGCCTGCTCGAGAGCTTCGAACAGCGTGCGGCGAGCTTCAAGGCGATCGGTGGCGAGAACGCCGGTGACATGTCGGCGACCGGCAAGGCGTTGGCCGACGGCGGCGGGCGGTTGCGACAGGTGCGGATCATCGGTCACGCCGTGCAGGACCTGACCAGCGAACTCGACATGGCGGCGCGGCGCACCCAGGCCCTTGTCGGCGATATCGACACGATGACCGGCGAAGTCGACAAGATGGTGCAGGCCATCGAGGATGTGTCCTTCCGCACCAACCTCCTGGCGCTCAATGCGGCCGTCGAGGCGGCGCGGGCAGGGGAGAAGGGCGCAGGCTTTGCCGTGGTTGCCGACGAAGTGCGGCAATTGGCGCAAATCACCAATCGCTCGGCCAAAGACATTCGCATGGTTGTGCAGCGCGGGCGGGCGCAGTCGGAGACTGGCAAAATAGAAGCACAGTCGCTGCAAAAAATGATCGCCGGTCTGGGCGGGCATTTACGCAATCTAAGCAATGAAACCGATACGGTTGTTTCGACACTGGACGAAGGTGAAGCGGCTCTGAAGCGTCTCACCGGACGAATGGCGTCGTTTGGCGAAACCCCGGCGCAGACTTCTGCCGCCATTTCGCGGCGACGTGCCTGACGGCCCTCACTGCCGTCCTGAAGGTCGGGGTTATTGGGGTATCAGGTATGGATCAGGGAGAAATCTCCCTCAGCAATCGCGAATTCGAGCGGATCAAGGGCCGGGTCTATTCAGTGGCCGGCATCTCGCTCAGCGATGCAAAGCGGACACTGGTCGTATCGCGACTGAGCAAGATCGTGCGGGCACTGCGCTTGCCGAGCTTTGATGCCTATATCGACTATCTCGAACGCAATGGCAGCGCCAATGACGGGCAGGATTTCGTCAATGCGCTGACGACAAATCTCACGCGCTTCTACCGCGAAGACCACCATTTCGATCATCTTCGGACCCATGTCGGCAATCTGATGAGCGAGAGGCCACGCGGCCAACGCTTGCGCATCTGGTCGGCCGGATGCTCGACAGGGCAGGAGCCCTACACGATCGGCATGGACCTGCTGGCCGCGTTCCCCGAGCTCAAGCGCTGGGATTTCAAGATCCTGGCGACAGACATCGACACGGCGGTGATCGCCAAGGCGTCAACGGGCAGCTATCCCGAAAACGAACTCAATGGCCTCAGTTCCGAACGGGCGCGGCGACTGGAAAAGGGCGGTGACGGCACGATCCGTGTCCCCGCTCCCGTGCGCGAACTGGTGTCGTTCAAGCCGCTCAATCTCATCGGACCGAACTGGCCGATGAAGGGGCCGTTCGACGCCATCTTCTGCCGCAACGTCGCAATCTATTTCGACAAGCCGACGCAGGGCGAAGTGTTCAGCCGGCTGGGCAAGCTGCTCGCGCCGGAAGGGTATCTCTATATCGGCCATTCCGAGAATCTCGGCGCAGGCGGTGAAGGTTTCCGCCTCGTCGGCAAGACGATCTATCAATCCAAACTGAAATTGAACAAACGAGAAGCGGCATGAGCATCAAGGTCCTGGTCGTCGACGATTCGGCGCTGATCCGTGAAGTGCTGTCGCGCATGCTGGCACGGGATGGGGATATTGTGGTGGTTGGTACCGCCGTTGATCCCATGGATGCGCGCGAGAAGATCAAGGCGCTCAATCCCGATGTGGTGACGCTCGACATCGAAATGCCCAATATGAACGGGCTGCAATTCCTCGATAAACTGATGCGCCTGCGGCCAACGCCAGTGGTCATGGTGTCGACGCTGACCAAGAAGGGTGCGAGCGAAACGCTGCTGGCGCTGGAGCTGGGCGCGGTGGATTTCGTGGCCAAGCCGAGCGCGGAATTTGACGGCGGGCTCGACGCGTTCGGCGCCAACCTGCGCGACAAGATCCGTGCTGCAGCCAAGTCCGACGTGCGCGGCCATGCCGTGGGCCGGGCGGAAGCGCCAAAGGTCGCGGTCAAGACCGCGGCAGCGCCGACCGGAGCGCTGATCGCCATCGGTGCCTCGACGGGTGGCGTTGAAGCGATCCGGACAGTGCTCAGCCTGATGCCAATCGACTGCCCGCCGATCGTCATTGCCCAGCATATGCCGCCCGGCTTTACCGCCCGCTTTGCCGCGCGCCTTGATGAGGTCTGCGGTCTGACCGTGGTCGAGGCCGAGGACCGCATGGTGCTGCAGCCGGGCCATGCCTATGTGGCCAAGGGCGACTATCACCTGCGCGTGGAGAAGACCTCAGGCCAGCTCAAGACGCGGCTGACGCACGACGAGCTGGAAAGCGGACATCGTCCGAGCGTTGATGTGCTGTTTGCATCGGTCGCCAAGTCGGTGGGCGCCATGGCTGTCGGGGCGATCCTGACCGGCATGGGCCGGGACGGAGCGCGCGGGCTCAAGATGATGCGCGATGCCGGTGCTTATACGATTGGCCAGAGCCAGGCCTCGGCGCTGGTCTATGGCATGCCGCGCGTAGCCTTCGAGGAAGGGGCGGTAATCGAGCAGGCGCCAATCGATGCGATTGCCGGCCGGCTGGCCGCGGCGCTGGTGCGCCTCAAGTCAGCTGCCTAGTCACGAACAATACCGATAGCCCGGTTGATAGATTTGTAACGCTTCTTGTCTAATGTTTTCAGGCAAGTAGGGCCGCGAGGCCAGCGCAAAGAAGGTTGAATACGACATGCCAAAAGCCAGCGCACTCAGTGTTCTCGTGGTCGATGACCAGCAGTCCATGCGGGGCATCTGCAAATACATCCTGACCCAGCTTGGTTTCAAGGACATCATCGAAGCCAAGAGCGGCCGTGATGCTTTGGGCAAGCTCGAGAAGGCCAATGTCGATCTGATCATTTCCGACTGGAACATGGAAGATATCGACGGGCTGACCCTGCTCAAGGTGATCCGCAAGCATCCGCGCACCCAGGCGATGCCCTTCATCATGGCGACCGGCCGCTCGGACAAGGAGCAGGTCAAGGAAGCGATTTCCTTTGGCGTCAATAATTACATCATCAAGCCCTTCGACGCTTCAACCATGAAGAAGCGCATCGAGGCCGTGATCGGCGCCCTCAGCTAGGCGCCTTTGCTGATTGCTTGAAAACAGGCCTCCCTTCCGGGGAGGTCTTTTTGTTTGCGCGCGATTACCTGCGTAAGGAGTAGTTAAGCCTGCTGCGATAGCGTCGGCACCGTCGGTTCAGGCCGACGGCCTGGGAGGGCTATCGCCGGACGCGCGTCAGCGCGGAATGATCATGCCACGAGAGAGGCATGCCAGCGATAGGTGGCATTTGGGGGACAAGGCATTTTACCGGACAAGTATCGCGGATACGGGCCCTCAGGGTCGCTCGGCCGACCACTTTGGTGATCGATCTCGATGAGGTCCGGAATTGGACATTAACAACGGTCGGAGTCCGATCCGACCCATGTTTGGCAGGGTCGGCAAGACGCGCGGGAACGCGTCCTGTCGATTCCTTGGGGGACTAACTATGCGCAAGCTTTCTGCCGTCTTAGGCAATATCCGGATGACCACTGCAATTGCGGCGCTGGTCCTCGTTTCCATCATCGGTTCCATCGCCGCCGTTTCGGGCGCGATCTACATAAACCTGCATGCCGGCTCGATGGAAGACAGCAAGCTGCAACAGGATACCAACCTGGCGGTGGCGGCGACGATCCTTGAGCGTCGCATTTCCGGCTCTGTGCTGAACTGGACGCCGGAGGGCACGATGGATGCCTTCCAGAGCTGGGCCGTGCCTCCCTTTTATGACACCGAGATCATCGACTCGGTGACCCGCGTCACGCGACAGGACGCAACGATCTACGTCGTCGACGCGACGACAAAGGTCATGCATGGCAAGACCACGAGCATCGAGGCCGCTGATGGTACGCGGGTGACCGATCTGGTCATCGACCCCGCCGATCCGATCTATGCCACGCTGATGGAAGGTCTGCCCTATTCCGGCGCGATGCTAGTCAATGGTATCAGCTATTTTGTCGCCTTGCAGCCGATCGAGAAGATGAGCGGCGAAGTGATGGGCGCGATCTTCGTCGGCACGCCCATGGTCAATATCGAGGCGGCGGCCAATGGTGTGCTCGGGCTGATCCTGATGGTAGGCGGTGGCGTTGTCGTGGTGCTGGGCCTGATCGGCCTGCTGCTGTCACGCATTATCACTCGGCCGATCCCCAAGCTGGCAGGGTCGATGGAGGCGATTGCCGAAGGCAATTACGCCACTGACGTGCCCTATACAGGGCTGGGCAATGAAGTTGGTGGCATGGCGCGCGCTGTTGAGGTGTTCCGCCAGAACGGGCTGCGCGTCAGCCAGATGACCGAGGCGGAAGCGGCACGGATCGTTGCCGAGCAGGAAAGCCGCCAGCAGATGATGAGCGAGCTGCAGTCCGCTTTCGGCGCGGTGGTCGATGCCGCGGTGGCGGGCGACTTCAGCCGGCAGGTGACGGCAGAATTTCCCGACCCTGAGCTCAACGGCCTGGCCCGCGGCATCAAC includes these proteins:
- a CDS encoding response regulator, coding for MTSLRVLTVDDSRTILAMLHHTLSNAGFEVLQAEDGKQGLDVLKSQQVDVVITDINMPVMDGIEFIKHVRATGQHQSLPILILTTETSQDKRDQGKAAGGTGWIVKPFDPEKLISVIHRVVH
- a CDS encoding chemotaxis protein CheA, yielding MSDLDDFKATYFDECSELLTEMEEQFAAIEAGERDADRLNAVFRAIHSVKGGAGAFGFSALVGFAHAYETLLDYVRDGRVEMTDDVVTLCIRANDIVADYVKAAQTGEALPADYGQEEKERFDALARGERADDDEGGEPMEEFDLEFVPVMVNIGGGEDAPDDAGFDLGDFGGVADELANSNDDLAEDAFDAPPLEAVPGQWEIHFTPHTALYARANDPLLLFRELAVLGEMQVRPVLTAMPSLAEFEPFAVYCSWEITLISESLTEAMIREVFEFVEGDCDIAVAQVGAAGAPEASAGVASATAKPAIEAEPDTSDLLALADDEVSDLLDFNLDTDVVAPPVAAAKAEVAVATPHADAIIKPAEDDTFEEAPGLSFAELAASIVPSPVAKPKPVVAAAPPKPAAPAASSDGEDHGSKASVGVQSIRVDLDKVDRVVNMVGELVITQSMLTQQMDETLRARYTELVRGLEVLAQTTRGLQDSVMAIRAQPVKSVFSRMPRLVRELATKTGKKIKLETIGENTEIDKTIIEQLSDPLTHMIRNSADHGLESVEKRLAIGKSDTGTIRLSAEQAGGNILIIVEDDGAGINRERVLQVARDKGIVAPDVNPTDEQIDQLIFAPGFSTASEVSDLSGRGVGMDVVLSNIKKIGGSVHVRSSTGKGTRMTLRLPLTLAVLDVMLVKVGVSPYVVPLSSIVETIQCSRASFERVPSGGQVLQVRGEYVQVIDLAKRFDLQNETESDNRFVVLCEAEGSAKVALIVDDIIGQQQVVIKSLEENFERVDGIAGGTILGDGNVALIVDVQGLKTTIVHKNAA
- a CDS encoding chemotaxis protein CheW, which encodes MADKSAVAAQNSLQLIAFSIGEQTYGVEITTVREIRAWNGATPLPNTREFVRGVINLRGTIVPIFDLRARFGDGQTSPTKNHVVVVMSVGDKWVGILVDAVSDILTVSKDDIHNVPEGNSIDTELLNGIVTHESRMVGLIDLHAVVSGAKLDG
- a CDS encoding VOC family protein, with translation MLDHSGIVVTDLKSARRFYDAIAQALGLATTDNGPDSFLFGKSKEEPIPYLWIGTLRPSYWVEGSKAGINQMHVAFIAESKAMVDEFFRAAVAAGGKDHGKPGPREGAGDYYGAFVLDPDGNNIEACVRGAAAR
- a CDS encoding chemotaxis protein CheD (catalyzes the conversion of glutamine residues to glutamate on methyl-accepting chemotaxis receptors), with product MGLPNSLPPEFDRGVVTTVHQGDCHVSADADLTYSTVLGSCISACVRDRVANLGGMNHFLLAEQSGSAKDRYGASARYGAFAMEQLINKVLSQGTGKKSNLEIKVFGGGKINSALDDVGRKNIDFLRQFLADEGYVAMSEDLGGTFARRVLFKPHSGRAFVKRLDSDVGANVAREEVAFASRRVVVPAPVDDIELF
- a CDS encoding methyl-accepting chemotaxis protein, with amino-acid sequence MPITRLAIISALPWLGALALAAGLLPILGGGAAWLVCLSLLMIVALGVALLLAARRARMEARVLARLALTVGLTERADEAVTIDGIIARMSRRLEKTHQLKSAIGALHLPALVVDGEGHIITASIGVTRLAIGAVEGATLDALFGAGYLRAGGGAPDEALVVLGGARFTMVKRSLGGGWSLLELKPTGMYIEEDDLDAFSAALSGGQTGFRFEAKAVAAQPVLAALNKGLAALDDGLRQLEAVAAGSGELPDALTGPLGDLAVRLNDYTRALAERADDERGLRESLEKKLATVGGLLESFEQRAASFKAIGGENAGDMSATGKALADGGGRLRQVRIIGHAVQDLTSELDMAARRTQALVGDIDTMTGEVDKMVQAIEDVSFRTNLLALNAAVEAARAGEKGAGFAVVADEVRQLAQITNRSAKDIRMVVQRGRAQSETGKIEAQSLQKMIAGLGGHLRNLSNETDTVVSTLDEGEAALKRLTGRMASFGETPAQTSAAISRRRA
- a CDS encoding protein-glutamate O-methyltransferase CheR, coding for MDQGEISLSNREFERIKGRVYSVAGISLSDAKRTLVVSRLSKIVRALRLPSFDAYIDYLERNGSANDGQDFVNALTTNLTRFYREDHHFDHLRTHVGNLMSERPRGQRLRIWSAGCSTGQEPYTIGMDLLAAFPELKRWDFKILATDIDTAVIAKASTGSYPENELNGLSSERARRLEKGGDGTIRVPAPVRELVSFKPLNLIGPNWPMKGPFDAIFCRNVAIYFDKPTQGEVFSRLGKLLAPEGYLYIGHSENLGAGGEGFRLVGKTIYQSKLKLNKREAA
- a CDS encoding chemotaxis response regulator protein-glutamate methylesterase, with protein sequence MSIKVLVVDDSALIREVLSRMLARDGDIVVVGTAVDPMDAREKIKALNPDVVTLDIEMPNMNGLQFLDKLMRLRPTPVVMVSTLTKKGASETLLALELGAVDFVAKPSAEFDGGLDAFGANLRDKIRAAAKSDVRGHAVGRAEAPKVAVKTAAAPTGALIAIGASTGGVEAIRTVLSLMPIDCPPIVIAQHMPPGFTARFAARLDEVCGLTVVEAEDRMVLQPGHAYVAKGDYHLRVEKTSGQLKTRLTHDELESGHRPSVDVLFASVAKSVGAMAVGAILTGMGRDGARGLKMMRDAGAYTIGQSQASALVYGMPRVAFEEGAVIEQAPIDAIAGRLAAALVRLKSAA
- a CDS encoding response regulator, whose amino-acid sequence is MPKASALSVLVVDDQQSMRGICKYILTQLGFKDIIEAKSGRDALGKLEKANVDLIISDWNMEDIDGLTLLKVIRKHPRTQAMPFIMATGRSDKEQVKEAISFGVNNYIIKPFDASTMKKRIEAVIGALS